In Jatrophihabitans sp., a single window of DNA contains:
- a CDS encoding DUF475 domain-containing protein, whose amino-acid sequence MVLRIFGWSFGVTVIGLLLALWYGGPAGLAIAAILIVLEVSVSFDNAVVNATVLERMSPFWQKLFLTLGVLIAVFGMRLVFPLLIVGITAHLSPTEAVSLALEKGPADEPGSYAYLLNEAHPAIAAFGGMFLLMLFLDFIFEQRDITWLSWLERPLGRMGKLDMLGVVVASVLLLLAATQLAPEDKTATVLMSGVLGMVTYILVNGLSGLLEEHEVPHVDPEDESGSELLPAPSTEVPPRSAAKANGELALKTGKAAFFSFLYLEVLDASFSFDGVIGAFAITSDPIIIAIGLGVGAMYIRSLTVYLVRKGTLDEYVYLEHGALWAIGSLAVLLLLTIKYHIPEVVTGLIGVGFIAAALVSSVRLNRRNSENTPGAGSSQDLDSATAAV is encoded by the coding sequence ATGGTGTTGAGAATTTTCGGCTGGTCCTTCGGGGTCACCGTGATCGGCCTCCTGCTGGCGCTGTGGTACGGCGGGCCGGCCGGACTGGCGATCGCTGCCATCCTGATCGTCTTGGAGGTCTCGGTCTCCTTCGACAACGCCGTCGTGAACGCCACCGTGCTGGAAAGGATGAGCCCGTTCTGGCAGAAGCTGTTCCTGACCCTCGGCGTCCTGATCGCCGTGTTCGGCATGCGGCTGGTGTTCCCGCTGCTCATCGTGGGGATCACCGCGCACCTGTCGCCGACCGAGGCCGTCTCCCTTGCCCTGGAGAAGGGCCCAGCGGACGAGCCGGGCAGCTACGCCTACCTGCTGAACGAGGCGCACCCGGCGATCGCGGCCTTCGGTGGCATGTTCCTGCTGATGCTGTTCCTCGACTTCATCTTCGAACAGCGCGACATCACCTGGCTGAGCTGGCTGGAGCGCCCGCTCGGCCGGATGGGCAAGCTCGACATGCTCGGGGTCGTGGTGGCCAGTGTGCTGCTGCTGCTGGCGGCCACCCAGCTCGCGCCCGAGGACAAGACGGCCACCGTGCTGATGTCCGGCGTGCTGGGCATGGTCACCTACATCCTGGTGAACGGGCTCAGCGGCCTGCTCGAAGAGCACGAGGTGCCGCACGTCGACCCGGAGGACGAGTCAGGCTCGGAGCTGCTGCCCGCTCCCTCGACTGAGGTGCCGCCCCGGAGCGCCGCCAAGGCCAACGGCGAGCTGGCGCTCAAGACCGGCAAGGCCGCCTTCTTCTCGTTCCTGTACCTGGAAGTGCTGGACGCCTCGTTCAGCTTCGACGGTGTGATCGGCGCCTTCGCCATCACCTCCGACCCGATCATCATCGCCATCGGCCTGGGCGTCGGCGCCATGTACATCAGGTCGCTGACGGTCTACCTCGTGCGCAAGGGCACCCTGGACGAGTACGTCTACCTCGAGCACGGGGCGCTGTGGGCGATCGGCTCCCTGGCGGTGCTGTTGCTGCTCACCATCAAGTACCACATCCCCGAGGTGGTCACCGGCCTGATCGGGGTCGGGTTCATCGCCGCGGCCCTGGTGTCCTCTGTGCGTCTCAACCGGCGTAACAGCGAAAACACACCCGGCGCCGGCTCTTCTCAAGACCTCGACTCGGCAACTGCCGCCGTCTGA
- a CDS encoding AIM24 family protein: MSLDIQISGNVMQMALVQLRPGQTVYSEAGKFLFSSADVTMETKLSAPASAGQPAGAGGLGGMLRGAMDVGKRVLAGESFAFCHFNTAGGDGLLALAGVLPGEMRVLELDGRTTWFAEKDAFVAAEAGVHFDIAFSGLRQGLAGGEGFVLEKFTGQGSLIIAGAGNFIDINPADYGGRLKVDTGCVVAWDDRITYGIERVGSLNRAGVMNAMFGGEGMTLATLSGNGSVILQSLTIDGLAKALAKNMGAGDRKTGAGMGGLFSGSTS; encoded by the coding sequence ATGAGCCTCGACATCCAGATCAGCGGCAACGTCATGCAGATGGCGCTCGTCCAGCTTCGGCCTGGACAGACCGTCTACAGCGAGGCGGGCAAGTTCCTGTTCAGCTCGGCCGACGTGACGATGGAGACCAAGTTGAGCGCGCCGGCCAGCGCCGGTCAGCCCGCGGGCGCCGGTGGCCTGGGCGGCATGCTGCGCGGGGCGATGGACGTCGGCAAGCGGGTGCTGGCGGGTGAGTCGTTCGCGTTCTGCCACTTCAACACCGCGGGCGGGGACGGCCTGCTCGCACTGGCCGGGGTGCTGCCCGGCGAGATGCGGGTGCTCGAGCTGGACGGCCGGACCACCTGGTTCGCTGAGAAGGACGCCTTCGTCGCCGCCGAGGCCGGGGTCCACTTCGACATCGCGTTCTCGGGTCTGCGGCAGGGGCTCGCCGGCGGCGAGGGCTTCGTGCTCGAGAAGTTCACCGGCCAGGGCAGCCTGATCATCGCCGGCGCCGGCAACTTCATCGACATCAACCCGGCCGATTACGGCGGCCGGCTCAAGGTGGACACCGGGTGCGTGGTCGCCTGGGATGACCGGATCACCTACGGCATCGAGCGGGTGGGCTCGCTGAACCGGGCCGGTGTGATGAACGCGATGTTCGGCGGTGAGGGAATGACCCTGGCGACCCTGAGCGGCAACGGCTCGGTGATCCTGCAGTCACTGACCATCGACGGGCTGGCCAAGGCGCTGGCCAAGAACATGGGCGCAGGTGACCGCAAGACCGGGGCCGGAATGGGCGGGCTGTTCTCCGGCAGCACCAGCTGA
- a CDS encoding phosphoribosyltransferase — MTAGWKAGVPASIAPWSGRWVADALGVSISPAPPAGEEPASPLRAQDLVGMALRHNPRRAHLLVSTVLGKHLPADPRLVHGAGRLLGAMVADRLAGRRSGVAAAGGSLLRSALGAAEPAEDSRRLIELCDRHRAGAAPVPGGLVLGYAETATALGHCVAESLRVDYLQSTRRQVPGCQPVAGFDEEHSHATRHLLLPADPRLLAGSGPLVLVDDELSTGQTVLNTIHALHREWPRQRYLIATLVDLRSAADHARLRGAAQALGVQIDVVALASGTLRVAEDALAVGQRLAAEQPVAQPCSQGRALLSPVLTGWPAALPESGRHGFPAGSQPAFEQASARLARLLADRLRERHEADRPDAASQPAPELSPEGARRILVLGSEELMYAPLRIAAALAGELEGWATVRYSSTTRSPVVAVDDPGYAIRDRLAFPSTDDWDDPADGPGPRYAYNVAGQRFSDIVLVTDTDLAAHHGPNGLVGQLASVTDHLQVLRLPAYRPLPAPLTGPDFGSYPPADVAWLLTDLSGAALEAPTEEREEAIQSGGAHYAESLPHEYQPSAEYRQLFADTLAESADRLAHAVGVVTELVLDRRGPGVVLASLARAGTPVGVLMRRWARFAHGAELPHYSVSIVRGRGIDELALAYLARHHDPADVMFIDGWTGKGAISRELAAAVDGVNQAWWPAGGGFSAELAVLADPGGCAPIYGTREDYLIPSACLNATVSGLVSRTVLNAELISPGQFHGAKFYAELAGVDVSLDFIEAVAARFAAVAESVARDWPVLRNSDRRPTWAGWQSVQELSERYGVNDVNLVKPGVGETTRVLLRRVPWKVLIRTGEAEKLHHVLLLARQRGVPVESVDGLAFSCVGLIHPRFSRGAAEGAARLDAAAGAG; from the coding sequence GTGACCGCCGGCTGGAAAGCCGGCGTCCCAGCCAGCATCGCGCCGTGGTCGGGGCGGTGGGTCGCCGACGCCCTCGGCGTCAGCATCTCCCCCGCGCCGCCGGCCGGGGAAGAGCCGGCCTCGCCGCTGCGGGCGCAGGACCTGGTGGGCATGGCCTTGCGGCACAACCCGCGACGGGCTCACCTGCTGGTTTCGACGGTGCTGGGCAAGCACCTGCCGGCCGATCCGCGGCTGGTGCACGGCGCCGGGCGGTTGCTCGGGGCGATGGTCGCCGACCGGCTGGCCGGGCGGCGTAGCGGCGTCGCAGCCGCCGGTGGCTCGCTGCTGCGGTCGGCGCTCGGGGCCGCTGAGCCGGCCGAGGACTCCCGGCGCCTGATCGAGCTGTGCGACCGGCATCGCGCCGGGGCTGCGCCGGTTCCCGGCGGGCTGGTGCTCGGCTATGCCGAGACCGCCACCGCGCTGGGGCACTGCGTGGCCGAGTCGCTGCGCGTGGACTACCTGCAGTCCACCCGGCGTCAGGTGCCGGGCTGCCAGCCGGTGGCCGGCTTCGACGAGGAGCACAGCCACGCCACCCGGCACCTGCTGCTGCCGGCCGACCCTCGCCTGCTGGCCGGGTCCGGGCCGCTGGTGCTGGTCGACGATGAGCTGTCGACCGGCCAGACGGTGCTCAACACCATCCACGCCCTGCACCGGGAGTGGCCGCGGCAGCGCTACCTGATCGCCACGCTGGTGGACCTGCGATCGGCGGCCGATCACGCCCGCCTCCGCGGCGCCGCGCAGGCGCTCGGCGTTCAGATCGACGTGGTCGCGCTGGCCTCGGGCACGCTGCGGGTGGCCGAGGACGCGCTGGCCGTGGGACAGCGGCTGGCGGCTGAGCAGCCGGTGGCCCAGCCCTGCTCGCAAGGCAGGGCGCTGCTGAGCCCGGTCCTCACCGGCTGGCCGGCGGCACTGCCCGAGAGCGGCCGGCATGGCTTTCCGGCCGGCTCGCAACCGGCCTTCGAGCAGGCCAGCGCGCGGCTGGCCCGGCTGCTGGCCGACCGGTTGCGCGAGCGCCACGAGGCCGACCGGCCTGACGCCGCGAGCCAGCCCGCACCTGAGCTTTCTCCCGAAGGCGCAAGGCGGATCCTGGTGCTCGGCAGCGAAGAGCTGATGTACGCGCCGCTGCGGATCGCCGCCGCGCTGGCCGGTGAGCTCGAGGGCTGGGCCACCGTCCGGTACTCCAGCACCACCCGCTCGCCGGTGGTCGCCGTGGATGATCCCGGCTACGCCATCCGTGACCGGCTCGCCTTTCCCAGCACGGACGACTGGGACGATCCGGCCGACGGCCCCGGGCCCCGCTATGCCTACAACGTCGCCGGCCAGCGGTTCAGCGACATCGTGCTGGTCACCGACACCGATCTGGCCGCCCATCACGGCCCGAACGGGCTGGTGGGCCAGCTGGCCTCGGTCACCGACCACCTGCAGGTCCTCCGGCTGCCGGCCTACCGTCCCCTGCCTGCGCCGCTGACCGGTCCGGACTTCGGCAGCTACCCGCCCGCTGACGTGGCCTGGCTGCTCACCGACCTGTCCGGCGCCGCGCTGGAAGCTCCGACCGAGGAACGCGAGGAGGCCATCCAGTCCGGCGGCGCGCACTATGCCGAGTCACTGCCGCACGAGTACCAGCCGAGCGCGGAGTACCGGCAGCTGTTCGCCGACACCCTGGCCGAGTCGGCGGACCGGCTGGCGCACGCCGTCGGAGTCGTCACCGAGCTGGTGCTGGACCGGCGCGGGCCAGGCGTCGTGCTGGCATCGCTGGCCCGGGCAGGCACGCCGGTGGGCGTGCTGATGCGTCGGTGGGCTCGCTTCGCCCATGGCGCCGAGCTGCCCCATTACAGCGTTTCCATCGTGCGCGGCAGGGGAATCGACGAACTCGCGCTGGCCTACCTGGCCCGTCACCACGATCCGGCCGACGTGATGTTCATCGACGGCTGGACCGGCAAGGGCGCCATCAGCCGCGAGCTGGCGGCGGCGGTGGACGGGGTGAACCAGGCCTGGTGGCCGGCCGGCGGCGGCTTCTCGGCCGAGCTGGCGGTGCTCGCCGACCCGGGCGGCTGCGCGCCGATCTACGGCACCCGCGAGGATTACCTGATCCCGTCGGCCTGCCTGAACGCCACCGTGTCAGGGCTGGTCTCGCGCACCGTGCTCAACGCCGAGCTGATCTCTCCCGGCCAGTTCCACGGCGCGAAGTTCTACGCCGAGCTCGCCGGCGTCGACGTCTCGCTCGACTTCATCGAGGCGGTCGCGGCGCGGTTCGCGGCGGTGGCCGAGTCGGTGGCGCGGGACTGGCCGGTGCTGCGGAACTCCGACCGGCGCCCGACCTGGGCCGGTTGGCAGAGCGTTCAGGAGCTCAGCGAGCGGTACGGCGTGAACGATGTGAACCTCGTCAAGCCGGGCGTGGGCGAGACCACCCGGGTGCTGCTGCGCCGGGTGCCCTGGAAGGTGCTGATCCGCACCGGTGAGGCCGAGAAGTTGCATCACGTCCTGCTGCTGGCGCGCCAGCGCGGGGTGCCGGTCGAGTCCGTCGACGGCTTGGCCTTCAGCTGCGTCGGGCTGATCCATCCCCGGTTCAGCCGGGGCGCGGCCGAGGGCGCCGCCCGGCTCGACGCGGCGGCCGGCGCCGGCTGA
- a CDS encoding toxic anion resistance protein, whose translation MSDLDLGSSAAAAAGPAVPAGNALVLAPPPPVVVVEKEQAVGAVPLDHARQLELRSRAQSFAQELAALDANSPSFTEKVNAITSMGEQDMRASASVSNRMLDRPAAALNASKGRGGADAQSRVASTLGELRQTVTELDPNRADLTGVKKVLKFLPGGDKVQRYFQKYESAQTQLNAIIKALESGQDELRKDNASIDTEKANMWATMGKLSEYNELAGALDAAVEEKIAQLQAAGQTKQADALKADALFPIRQRRQDIMTQMAVAVQGYMALDLVRKNNIELIKGVDRAQTTTIAALRTAIIVSQALSRQKLVLEQISALNATTSDLIERTSEQLRIQGGQINQQAASSTIEVAKLQAAFDNVFATMDALDTFRAQAADSMAATVDALQGQIERAKPYLERTRQGELSG comes from the coding sequence ATGTCTGACCTCGACCTCGGTTCGAGCGCTGCCGCCGCGGCCGGCCCTGCCGTGCCGGCAGGCAACGCGCTGGTGCTGGCCCCACCGCCGCCGGTGGTCGTGGTGGAGAAGGAGCAGGCAGTCGGGGCGGTGCCGCTGGACCACGCCCGCCAGCTGGAGCTGCGCTCCCGGGCCCAGTCCTTCGCCCAAGAGCTGGCCGCCCTGGACGCCAACTCGCCGTCGTTCACCGAGAAGGTCAACGCGATCACCTCGATGGGCGAGCAGGACATGCGCGCCTCGGCCAGCGTCTCGAACCGGATGCTGGACCGACCGGCGGCCGCCCTGAACGCGAGCAAGGGCCGCGGCGGCGCCGACGCCCAGTCCAGGGTGGCCAGCACCTTGGGCGAGCTGCGCCAGACCGTCACCGAGCTCGACCCGAACCGGGCCGACCTGACCGGGGTCAAGAAGGTGCTGAAGTTCCTGCCCGGCGGGGACAAGGTGCAGCGGTACTTCCAGAAGTACGAGTCGGCGCAGACGCAGCTCAACGCGATCATCAAGGCGCTGGAGTCAGGCCAGGACGAGCTGCGCAAGGACAACGCCAGCATCGACACCGAGAAGGCCAACATGTGGGCCACCATGGGCAAGCTCAGTGAGTACAACGAGCTCGCCGGCGCCCTCGACGCGGCCGTCGAGGAGAAGATCGCCCAGTTGCAGGCGGCCGGCCAGACCAAGCAGGCCGATGCCCTGAAGGCCGACGCGCTCTTTCCGATCCGCCAGCGCCGCCAGGACATCATGACCCAGATGGCCGTGGCGGTGCAGGGCTACATGGCGCTGGACCTGGTGCGCAAGAACAACATCGAGCTGATCAAGGGCGTCGACCGGGCCCAGACCACCACCATCGCCGCGCTGCGGACCGCGATCATCGTCTCGCAGGCGCTGTCGCGGCAGAAGCTGGTGCTGGAGCAGATCAGCGCGCTGAACGCGACCACCTCCGACCTGATCGAGCGGACCTCCGAGCAGCTGCGGATCCAGGGCGGTCAGATCAATCAGCAGGCGGCCTCCTCGACCATCGAGGTCGCCAAGCTGCAGGCCGCGTTCGACAACGTGTTCGCGACCATGGACGCCCTCGACACCTTCCGGGCTCAGGCCGCCGACTCGATGGCGGCGACCGTGGATGCTTTGCAGGGCCAGATCGAGCGTGCCAAGCCCTATCTCGAGCGCACCCGGCAGGGTGAGCTGAGCGGCTGA
- a CDS encoding TerD family protein has translation MGVSLTKGGNVSLTKAAPGLTAVTVGLGWDARTTDGQDFDLDASAIACGADGKVLSDKHFIFFNNLASPEGAVEHTGDNLTGEGEGDDEQVKVNLAGAPAEIDKIVFPVSIYNAETGGQSFGQVRNAFIRVVNQADGSELARYDLSEDASTETAMVFGELYRSGAEWKFRAVGQGYTSGLAGIARDYGVNV, from the coding sequence GTGGGAGTCAGCCTCACCAAAGGCGGCAACGTCTCGCTCACCAAGGCAGCCCCCGGTCTGACCGCGGTCACGGTCGGCCTGGGCTGGGACGCCCGCACTACCGACGGCCAGGACTTCGACCTCGATGCCAGCGCGATCGCCTGCGGCGCCGACGGCAAGGTCCTCTCCGACAAGCACTTCATCTTCTTCAACAACCTCGCCAGCCCCGAGGGCGCGGTCGAGCACACCGGCGACAACCTGACCGGTGAGGGCGAGGGCGATGACGAGCAGGTCAAGGTCAACCTCGCCGGCGCACCCGCCGAGATCGACAAGATCGTGTTTCCGGTCTCGATCTACAACGCTGAGACCGGCGGCCAGTCCTTCGGCCAGGTCCGCAACGCCTTCATCCGAGTGGTGAACCAGGCCGACGGCAGTGAGCTCGCGCGCTACGACCTGTCCGAGGACGCCTCGACCGAGACCGCGATGGTCTTCGGCGAGCTGTACCGCAGCGGCGCGGAGTGGAAGTTCCGGGCGGTGGGCCAGGGTTACACCTCGGGTCTGGCCGGCATCGCACGCGATTACGGCGTCAACGTCTGA
- a CDS encoding PspC domain-containing protein — translation MGSIQERFRSQGLTRPSQGRILGGVCAGLGQRFGLAPWPARLLFLIVLLVAPGSQLIVYPVLWILMPPAQQGPAGPARTDFGPPA, via the coding sequence ATGGGGTCCATCCAAGAGCGTTTCCGCAGCCAGGGGCTCACCCGTCCGAGCCAGGGACGGATCCTCGGCGGAGTGTGCGCCGGGCTCGGCCAGCGATTCGGCCTCGCCCCCTGGCCTGCCCGGCTGCTGTTCCTGATCGTGCTGCTCGTGGCGCCGGGCAGCCAGCTGATCGTCTACCCGGTGCTCTGGATCCTGATGCCGCCGGCCCAGCAGGGACCGGCCGGTCCGGCCCGGACGGACTTCGGGCCGCCTGCCTGA
- a CDS encoding FAD-binding oxidoreductase, with amino-acid sequence MAAVDAVIVGGGCVGASVAYHLAEAGYADIVLLEADTLASGSTSKAAGGIRLQHGDALNVRLAQRSLAELMDFEQLTGAEISFRQVGYLFLLSSPSDLAMFGQSVALQQSLGVPVRTLSPEQAGELVPQLRTEDLLGATFCPSDGYATPEAVVQGYAAAARRRGVVIRQGERVRRIVTEHGRVQAVETERGERIATSTVICTAGTGSRAIAATAEVDLPVSPERRRLFFTSHSGGIADDVPLTIDFATGFYFHREGPGLVFGGREVTAEDLMTPATHRLPVIVDAPLTSTWHGDYDMSPDHNAMVGRSAHLEGFYYATGFSGHGFQLSPAVGEHLAELVTGRQPSIDLTPFRVERFAEVGGSRVEPIVV; translated from the coding sequence ATGGCAGCCGTAGATGCCGTGATCGTGGGTGGCGGGTGCGTCGGCGCGAGCGTCGCCTACCACCTCGCCGAGGCCGGGTACGCCGACATCGTGCTGCTCGAGGCGGACACCCTGGCCAGCGGATCGACCAGCAAGGCAGCGGGCGGCATCCGGCTGCAACACGGCGACGCGCTCAACGTGCGGCTGGCGCAGCGCTCACTGGCCGAGCTGATGGATTTCGAGCAGCTGACCGGCGCTGAGATCTCCTTCCGCCAGGTGGGCTACCTGTTCTTGCTCAGCTCCCCGTCCGACCTGGCGATGTTCGGCCAGTCGGTCGCCCTGCAGCAGTCACTCGGCGTCCCGGTGCGGACCCTGAGCCCGGAGCAGGCCGGCGAGCTGGTGCCGCAGCTGAGAACTGAGGACCTCCTCGGTGCGACGTTCTGCCCGTCGGACGGCTACGCCACTCCCGAGGCCGTGGTGCAGGGCTACGCCGCCGCGGCTCGCCGTCGCGGGGTGGTCATCCGGCAGGGCGAGCGGGTCAGGCGGATAGTCACCGAGCACGGGCGGGTGCAGGCGGTGGAGACCGAGCGCGGTGAGCGGATCGCGACCTCGACCGTCATCTGCACGGCCGGGACGGGCTCGCGCGCGATCGCCGCCACGGCCGAGGTCGACCTGCCGGTCAGCCCCGAACGGCGGCGGCTCTTCTTCACCTCGCACAGCGGCGGCATCGCCGACGACGTTCCGCTGACTATCGATTTCGCCACCGGGTTCTACTTTCACCGCGAGGGCCCGGGACTGGTCTTCGGCGGTCGGGAAGTGACGGCCGAGGATCTGATGACGCCGGCGACGCACCGGCTGCCGGTGATCGTCGACGCGCCGCTCACCTCCACCTGGCACGGCGACTACGACATGAGCCCGGACCACAACGCCATGGTCGGACGCTCAGCGCACCTGGAGGGCTTCTACTACGCCACCGGCTTCTCCGGCCATGGCTTCCAACTCTCGCCGGCGGTGGGAGAGCACCTCGCCGAGCTGGTCACCGGTCGGCAGCCCTCGATCGACCTGACTCCGTTTCGGGTGGAACGGTTCGCCGAGGTCGGTGGCAGCCGGGTGGAGCCGATCGTCGTCTGA
- a CDS encoding HpcH/HpaI aldolase/citrate lyase family protein, with protein MRHFDFLSEAALQRLFFQPPQPFCATDDLSVLGTALGATLYIPATRPTLVADLAKRVSHGVLSAVICLEDSIPDEAVPAAEQNVITQLRAYAESGAQRPLVFIRVRSAEQIPMIVAGLGELSPILTGFVLPKFTEENGSRFLDAMSAASAGTGHRLLAMPVLEAPSVIYAESRTEVLLEVRQLLNKHRDQVVAVRIGATDLSSAFGLRRSRDLTIYDVRVVADVIADVVNILGRADETGFIVTGAVWEYFSGTERMFKPQLREAPFIEHSERALRTELIARDLDGLIREVALDKANGLTGKTVIHPSHVAAVHALSVVTHEEYCDARDVLGTRSGGGVASSVYGNKMNESKPHSAWARRTLLRAAVFGVANAETSFVDLLGAGLHQ; from the coding sequence ATGCGCCATTTCGACTTTCTGTCCGAGGCCGCCCTGCAGCGGCTGTTCTTTCAGCCTCCGCAGCCGTTCTGCGCCACCGACGACCTGAGCGTGCTGGGCACGGCGCTGGGCGCCACCCTCTACATCCCGGCCACCCGCCCGACGCTGGTGGCCGATCTGGCCAAGCGCGTCAGCCACGGCGTGCTCAGCGCGGTGATCTGCCTGGAGGACTCGATCCCGGACGAGGCGGTGCCCGCGGCCGAGCAGAATGTGATCACCCAGCTGCGGGCCTACGCCGAGTCGGGGGCGCAACGCCCGCTGGTGTTCATCCGGGTGCGTTCGGCCGAGCAGATCCCGATGATCGTCGCCGGCCTTGGCGAGCTGTCACCGATCCTGACCGGCTTCGTGCTGCCCAAGTTCACCGAAGAGAACGGCTCGCGGTTTCTGGACGCGATGAGCGCGGCCAGCGCCGGGACAGGTCACCGGCTGCTGGCGATGCCCGTCCTGGAGGCGCCTTCGGTGATCTACGCCGAGTCCCGGACCGAGGTGCTGCTGGAGGTGCGCCAGCTGCTGAACAAGCACCGTGACCAGGTCGTGGCCGTCCGGATCGGCGCGACCGACCTCAGCTCCGCCTTCGGCCTGCGCCGCTCCCGGGACCTGACCATCTATGACGTCCGGGTGGTGGCCGACGTCATCGCCGATGTGGTCAACATCCTCGGCCGCGCGGACGAGACCGGTTTCATCGTGACCGGCGCGGTCTGGGAGTACTTCTCCGGGACCGAGCGGATGTTCAAACCGCAACTGCGCGAGGCGCCGTTCATCGAGCATTCCGAGCGGGCGCTGCGGACCGAGCTGATCGCCCGTGACCTCGACGGCCTGATTCGCGAGGTCGCGCTGGACAAGGCGAACGGCCTGACCGGAAAGACCGTCATCCACCCCAGCCACGTGGCCGCGGTGCACGCGCTGTCGGTGGTGACCCATGAGGAGTACTGCGACGCCCGCGACGTGCTGGGCACCCGGTCCGGCGGCGGGGTGGCGTCCTCGGTGTACGGCAACAAGATGAACGAGTCGAAACCGCACTCGGCGTGGGCGCGGCGCACTCTGTTGCGCGCGGCCGTGTTCGGGGTCGCCAACGCCGAGACCTCCTTCGTCGACCTGCTCGGCGCGGGGCTGCATCAGTGA
- a CDS encoding TerD family protein, whose translation MGVSLTKGGNVSLTKQAPGLSAVVIGLGWDERTTSGQAFDLDASALMLTPSGRILSDSHFVFFNNLVSPDGSVEHTGDNLTGEGEGDDEQLKVDLNQVPTEVDRIVFPVSIYEADSRRQNFGQVRNAFIRVINQADGVELARYDLSEDASSETAMIFGELYRHAGDWKFRAVGQGYSSGLAGIARDYGVNVG comes from the coding sequence ATGGGAGTCAGCCTCACCAAGGGCGGCAACGTCTCGCTGACCAAGCAGGCGCCAGGCCTGTCCGCCGTGGTGATCGGCCTCGGCTGGGACGAGCGCACCACGAGCGGGCAGGCTTTCGACCTCGACGCCAGCGCGCTCATGCTGACGCCCTCGGGCCGGATCCTGTCCGACTCCCACTTCGTGTTCTTCAACAACCTCGTCAGCCCGGACGGCTCGGTCGAGCACACCGGCGACAACCTGACCGGTGAGGGCGAAGGCGACGACGAGCAGCTCAAGGTCGACCTGAACCAGGTGCCGACCGAGGTGGACCGGATCGTGTTCCCGGTCTCGATCTATGAGGCCGACAGCCGACGGCAGAACTTCGGCCAGGTGCGCAACGCCTTCATCCGGGTGATCAACCAGGCTGACGGCGTGGAACTGGCGCGCTATGACCTGTCCGAGGACGCATCCAGTGAGACCGCGATGATCTTCGGCGAGCTGTACCGCCATGCCGGGGACTGGAAATTCCGGGCGGTCGGCCAGGGTTATTCCTCTGGGCTGGCCGGAATCGCACGAGACTACGGCGTCAACGTCGGCTGA
- a CDS encoding TerD family protein, whose product MAIMKRGSNVALTREIPSLTGLVLGVRWDAGPETALTDNLVVATILCDEHSKALSDEHFVFFNQLTEPSMTVTQLEQAMGPDAEQIEIQLDAVPPEVSRIVVVMYLNEGMGLRRSLGRLRECVLRVLNLADNAELVRSENLANSLDGETAMSLGEVYRHHGDWKFKVIGEGYSTGIAGLAKDYGITL is encoded by the coding sequence ATGGCGATCATGAAGCGCGGCTCCAACGTCGCCCTGACCCGCGAGATACCCAGCCTGACCGGGCTGGTTCTCGGGGTGCGCTGGGACGCCGGGCCCGAGACGGCGTTGACCGACAACCTGGTGGTGGCCACCATCCTGTGCGATGAGCACAGCAAGGCGCTCTCGGACGAGCACTTCGTGTTCTTCAACCAGCTCACCGAGCCGTCGATGACGGTCACCCAGCTGGAGCAGGCGATGGGGCCAGACGCCGAGCAGATCGAGATCCAGCTGGACGCGGTGCCGCCGGAGGTCAGCCGGATAGTCGTGGTGATGTACCTCAACGAGGGCATGGGGCTGCGGCGCAGCCTGGGGCGGTTGCGCGAGTGCGTGCTGCGGGTGCTGAACCTGGCCGACAACGCCGAGCTGGTTCGTTCTGAGAACCTGGCCAACTCACTCGACGGCGAGACCGCGATGTCGCTGGGCGAGGTGTACCGCCATCACGGCGACTGGAAGTTCAAGGTCATCGGAGAGGGTTACTCCACCGGGATCGCCGGCCTTGCCAAGGACTACGGGATCACGCTGTGA